The Arachis ipaensis cultivar K30076 chromosome B07, Araip1.1, whole genome shotgun sequence genome includes a window with the following:
- the LOC107607397 gene encoding uncharacterized protein LOC107607397, protein MELKQGSLSVAEYTNKFEELYRFSRVCQGASETYESWKCIKYQRGLKDSIMTAVLPMEIRVFFDLVNKARVVEEYTKTIGIGGCFNCDLPGHFSRDCIGGKNQSAGQGHHQGRVFAVNAKDASKVDPLMRVEELGLKVSELPFDLHVHTPHQTVMTRSGCKQVGFKLEGRDFVHDFICLPIIGLEIILGLDWLSKNRVLLDCFERSIRFMPERENGAVVATGYYLNSVMVHYSGKECQGYILLAANALGDAQNLDLIPVVRDFPEVFPKDIPEFPPQREIEFTIVLVPKIGPVLIAPYRMAPIELAELKT, encoded by the exons atggagctgaagcaaggttccctATCTGTGGCAGAATACAccaacaagtttgaggagctctaTAGATTTTCTAGGGTATGTCAAGGTGCCTCGGAGACTTACGAGAGCTGGAAGTGCATTAAGTACCAGAGGGGTTTAAAGGATAGCATTATGACTGCTGTGCTGCCTATGGAGATCCGTGTCTTCTTTGACTTGGTGAATAAGGCGAGAGTGGTGGAAGAGTATACCAAGACG ATTGGTATAGGTGGGTGCTTCAACTGTGACTTGCCTGGTCATTTTTCGAGGGATTGCATAGGTGGGAAGAACCAAAGTGCGGGTCAAGGTCACCACCAGGGGCGAGTCTTTGCTGTGAATGCCAAGGACGCTTCCAAGGTGGATccgttgatgagag TTGAGGAATTAGGCTTGAAAGTGTCAGAGTTACCATTTGatctgcatgtacatactccgcatcaaacagttatgactaggtcaggGTGTAAgcaagtaggtttcaagcttgagggtagagaCTTTGTGCATGATTTTATCTGTTTGCCAATTATTGGATTGGAAATTATTTTGGGGCTTGATTGGTTGTCGAAGAATCgggttttgttggattgctttgagcgGTCAATTCGGTTTATGCCGGAAAGAGAAAATGGAGCAGTGGTAGCTACGGGATATTACTtgaactctgtaatggtgcaCTATAGTGGGAAggagtgtcagggttatattcTGTTGGCTGCTAATGCATTGGGTGATGCCCAGAACTTAGATCTGATACCGGTGGTTAGAGATTTTCCTGAGGTGTTCCCGAAAGATATCCCTGAATTTCCACCTCAAAGGGAAATTGAATTTACAATTGTATTGGTGCCGAAAATTGGACCAGTGTTGATTGCACCGTAtagaatggctccgatagagctggcaGAGTTAAAGACttag
- the LOC107607398 gene encoding uncharacterized protein LOC107607398, with translation MGSINAITLRSGTKLDKNVAIPTKLTEETNNEDVGDEVEVMRDEDEGVDKSKEEPPKVKEPKRKTLLEEPLPIPFPTLAKKAKKQEELDPAMVEVFKKVEVTVPLFQAIQQVPRYAKFLKDVCTYKEKLGNLNTWPVDDSISSLLPEKCNDPGPCLVTCLIGGIKFMDCMCDLGACVSIMPLPIYERLNLSPLKRSGARFVLADKSIVSIVGIAENVLVNIQGLLFLVDFHILESPSIDSNKPSSILLRRPFLKTSRFKLDANSGVYSFEVDGKLVKFTLEESNKPVLEAYSIFGCDVIEEQVIEDGKEQKEEDVAKRSSSRDHTHHTQPKNAKELEIFLLGKPPK, from the coding sequence ATGGGTAGCATCAATGCCATTACCCTTAGGAGCGGCACTAAATTGGATAAGAATGTTGCTATACCTACAAAGTTGACTGAGGAGACAAATAATGAAGATGTGGGAGATGAAGTGGAGGTGATGAGGGATGAGGATGAAGGTGTTGataaaagcaaggaagagccacccAAGGTCAAGGAGCCAAAGAGAAAGACTTTGCTTGAAGAGCCTTTGCCCATCCCATTCCCAACTTTAGCCAAGAAGGCCAAGAAACAAGAAGAGCTTGACCCCGCTATGGTGGAAGTTTTCAAGAAGGTTGAAGTCACCGTCCCTCTCTTCCAAGCAATTCAACAAGTTCCAAGATATGCCAAGTTCCTTAAAGATGTTTGCACTTACAAAGAAAAGCTTGGCAACCTCAACACATGGCCGGTAGATGATTCTATCTCCTCCTTACTCCCTGAAAAATGCAATGATCCCGGCCCATGTTTAGTCACTTGTTTGATTGGTGGGATAAAATTCAtggactgtatgtgtgatctggGGGCGTGCGTGAGCATTATGCCACTCCCCATTTATGAAAGATTGAATTTGTCACCCCTAAAGAGGTCCGGGGCGAGGTTTGTGCTAGCTGACAAGAGTATTGTGTCCATTGTTGGGATTGCCGAAAATGTCCTAGTCAATATTCAAGGATTGCTCTTTCTAGTTGATTTTCACATATTGGAGTCACCTTCCATTGACTCAAACAAACCATCATCCATACTCCTTCGAAGGCCATTCTTAAAGACATCCCGTTTCAAGCTAGATGCAAATTCGGGAGTCTATTCTTTTGAGGTGGATGGCAAGTTAGTCAAGTTCACCTTGGAGGAGTCCAACAAGCCCGTTCTTGAAGCGTATTCTATTTTTGGCTGCGACGTAATTGAAGAGCAAGTCATTGAGGATGGAAAGGAGCAAAAAGAAGAGGATGTTGCCAAGAGATCAAGTTCAAGGGATCATACTCACCACACTCAACCCAAAaatgccaaggagttggagatcTTCCTCCTTGGTAAACCTCCCAAGTGA